TATAACAAATATCTGCTGCGCCGCGCGGCGGTGGTCGTCGGCATCTGATGCTCTTGATCCGCTCCCTCCTGTTCTCGCTCTTCTTCTATCCCGGCACGGCCGGCGCGGTGCTCATGGCTTTCCCGGCCGCCTTTCTCGGCCGCCGGCCGATCCAGTGGGTGACCCATGGCTGGGCGCGCTGGCACCGCTGGTGCGCGCGCTTCCTCCTGGGCGTGCGCTCGCGGGTCGAGGGAACCACGCCGCAGGGCGCGGTGCTCGTCGCCGGCAAGCACCAGTCGATGTACGAGACGATCGAGATGCTGCTGCTGCTCGATCGCCCGACCGTGGTGATGAAGCGCCAGCTCACCGAGATTCCGGGCTGGGGCTGGGTGGCGCGGCAATATGGCGTGATCGGCGTCGATCGCGAGGGCGGCGCCTCGGCGTTGCGCAGGATGCTGACCGAGGCGCGCGCCTCGGTTGCGCAGGGCCGGCCGATAATGATCTTCCCCGAAGGCACGCGCGTCCTGCCGGGCGAAAAGCCGCCGCTGCAGCCGGGTTTCGCGGGCCTCTACAAGATGCTCGGCCTTCCGGTCGTGCCGATCGCGCTCGACAGCGGCCGCCTGTGGCCGCGCCGCAGCTTCGTCAAGAAGCCCGGAATCGTCACGTTCCGTTTCGGCGAGACGTTCCCGCCTGGCCTTCCCCGCGCCGAGATCGAGGCGGAGGTGCACCGGGCGATCAACGTGCTCGAGCCTTAATCGCGGAGCTTGGCCCCGGCCTTGGCCGCGGCCGCCACGATCCTGGCCGAGATCGCTTCGAGCTCCTCGTGGCTGAAGCTCTTCTCGCCCGGTTGCAGCGTGACTTCGACCGCCAGCGACTTCTGGCCCTCGGGCACGCCCTGGCCCGTGAAGATGTCGAACAGTCTGATGGCGGTGATCGCGCCCTTGTCCGCGCCGCGCACGGCCCGGAGCAGGGCGTCCGCCTGGCTGTCGAGCGGCAGCAGGAAGGCGAAGTCGCGCTTCACCGCCTGCAAGGCCGGCGGCGCGTAGGCGGTGCGCATGTGGCCCGTGCCGCCGCGCTTCTGCGGGATCGCGTCGAGGAAGATCTCAGCCGCGACGACCGGAGCTTCGAGGTCGAACGCCTTGATAGTCGCCGGGTGCAGCGCGCCGAATTCGGCGAGCGCGTTCTTGGGGCCGAGGCAGAGCCGTGCCGACCGGCCGGGATGATAGACGCTTGATGCGCCGCCCAGCACCTGCAGGTTCTCGACCGGCGCTCCTGCGGCAGCGAGCAAGGCCATCGCTTCGGCCTTGGCGTCGTAGGCGGTGAAGGCCTGCGCCTTGCCGCTCGACCAGTGGCGGGCGGCGGCATTGCCGGCCAGCACGATGCCGATCGTCGGATGCTCGCGGTCCCCGAGATAGCGGCGGCCGACCTCGAACAGGCGGACGCTGTCGGCGCCGCGATCCATGTTGCGGCGCGCGGCGGCGAGCAGGCCCGGCAGGAGCGAGGGCCGCATCGCCTTCATCTCCTCGCTGATCGGATTGGCGAGGATCCAGTCACTGCCGCCGAACGGCGCTGCTTCGGCCTCGCTGATGAAGCTCCAGGTGACCGCCTCGTTGAGCCCGCGCGCGGCAGCCGTGCGGCGCACGCGCCGCTCGACCATCTGCTCGGGGGTGGCGGTCGGCCGGGCGACGCCTTCGGCGCGCGGCAGCGGCGTCGAGGGCACGGCGTCGAGCCCCTCGATCCGGATGACCTCCTCGACGATGTCGGCCGATCCGGTGACGTCACGACGCCATGACGGCACTGCGATCCGCCACGGATTTCCGCTATTCACGGCGAATCCGAGCCGTTCCAGCACGTCTTTCTGGCGGCTTTCCGAAACCGCGATGCCAGCGAGTTCGGCGGTGCGCTCGGGGCGGTATTCGACCACCCGCTCGAGCTGCGGCGGGGTGCCCGCGCGCACGATTTCGGAAGCTTCGCCGCCGGCGAGCGCGATCGCCATCTCGGTCGCGAGCGCGAGCCCGGTGTCGAGGAAGGCCGGATCGACGCCGCGCTCGAAGCGCGTGCGCGCGTCGGAGGTCAAGGCCAGCTTCTGGCCGGTGCGGGCGATATGCTCGGGATCGAAATAGGCGCATTCGATGACGATGTCGGTCGTCTCTTCGGTCACGCCGCTATGCTCGCCGCCCATGATGCCGCCGATATCGTGCACCGCGCTGTCGTCCGCGATCACGGTCATCGAACCGTCGAGCGTGTAGGTCTTGCCGTTGAGCACCAGCACCTCCTCGCCGTCCCGCGCGCGGCGGGCGACGAGCGCGCCGTCCAGCTTGGCGAGGTCGTAGACGTGCAGGGGGCGGCCGTAGCTCAGCATGACATAGTTGGTCATGTCGACGAGCGCGCTGATCGGGCGCTGGCCGACCGCTTTCAGCCTCTGCTGCAGCCAGGCCGGAGACGGGCCGTTCTTCACGCCGCGGACGACGCGACCGTAGAAGGCCGGGCAGCCCTCGGGATCGTCGGTGCGGATCTCGATCGGGCAGGCGAAGCCGGCTCCGATCTCCTTGACCGCGATCGGCTTCAGCGTACCGAGGCCGGCGGCGGCGAGGTCGCGGGCGATGCCGTGGACGCCCATGCAATCCTGGCGGTTGGGCGTGATCGCGACGTCGATGACCGGGTCGTCGAGCCCGGCCCAGGCCGCATAATTCTCCCCGACAGGCGCGTCCTCGGGCAGCTCGATGATGCCGTCATGCTCGTCGCCGATCTCCAGCTCGCGCACGGAGCACATCATGCCCTTGCTCTCGACGCCGCGGATCGCCGCCACCTTCAAAGTCATGTCGCTGCCCGGCACGTAGGCGCCCGGCGGGCCGAACACCCCCTTCAGGCCCGCCCGCGCATTGGGCGCGCCGCAGACGACCTGGACGGGCGCGCCGTCGCCGGTGTCGACGGTGAGGACCTGCAATTTGTCCGCCTGCGGATGGCGCACGGCGGTCAGCACCTGCGCCACCGTGAACGGCGCCAGCTTGTCGGCCGCATTCTCGACCCCTTCGACCTCGAGACCGATTTGGGTCAGCGTCTCGACGACGGCTTCCAGGCTCGCATCCGTGTCGAGATGCTCCTTGAGCCAGCCATAAGTGAACTTCATCGGCGCGCCTCCAGCGCTTCCGTTCCTCGGCGAAAGCCGGGGGCCATGGGACGGGTCTGGGACGACTGGGCCCCGGCGTGCGCCGGGGAGCGAAGCAGGAAGACCGTCATGCGCCCACTCCTCCCGACAAGGTGGGCACGTCGAGGCTTTGGAAGCCGTAGTGCTTCAGCCACCGGAGGTCGCCGTCGAAGAAGGCGCGCAGGTCGTCCATGCCGTATTTCAGCATGGCGAGGCGGTCGATGCCGCAGCCGAAGGCGAAACCCTGCCACTCGTCCGGATCGAGCCCGCAGGCCTCGATCACCTTGGGGTGGACCATGCCCGAGCCGAGCACCTCCATCCAGCCTTCGGAGCCGCCGATCACGCGCTTGCCCTTCTCGATCGAATAGCCGACGTCGACCTCGGCCGAGGGCTCGGTGAACGGGAAATAAGACGGGCGCAGGCGCAGGACGATATCGTCACGCTCGAAAAACGCCTTGAGGAAGGTCTCCAGCGTCCATTTCAGGTGGCCCATATGGATGCCGCGGTCGATCACGAGACCCTCGACCTGGTGGAACATCGGCGTGTGGGTCGCGTCGCTGTCGGAGCGGAAGGTGCGCCCCGGCGCGATGATGCGGATCGGCGGCTGCTGCGACTGCATCGTGCGGATCTGCACCGGCGAGGTGTGCGTGCGCAGCAGCATCCGGTTGCCGCTCGCATCGTGCCGGTCGAAGTAGAACGTGTCGTGCATCGCCCGCGCCGGATGCGTCTCGGGGATGTTGAGCGCGGTGAAATTGCGCCAGTCGTCCTCGATCTCGGGGCCGGTGGCGACCGCGAAGCCGAGGTCGGCGAAGATCTCGGCAAGCTCGTCCATCACCTGGCTGACCGGATGGACCGTTCCCTGCGCCCGGGGCGCGACCGGCAGCGTCATGTCGAGGGTCTCGGTGGCGAGCTTGCGGTCGAGTTCGGCCGCTTCGAGCGCCGTCTTGCGGGCGGTGAGGGCGTTGGTGACCGCCTCGCGCAGCCCGTGGATGCGCGGCCCCTGCGCCTGGCGCTCGTCGGGGCTCATGCCGCCCAGCGTCTTCAGCAGGCCGGTGATCGCGCCCTGCTTGCCGAGCGCGGCGACCCGCTCGGCTTCCAGCGCGGGCAGGTCGGCGGCGGATTCAATGCGTTGCAGCCAGTCGCTGCTCATCGTGTCGAGGTCGGACATAGCGGCCCTCTAGAGGAGAAATCGGAGCGTTAGAAGAGGGCGGCCTAACCCACGAACGGATAAGGCGAGATGGTTTTCTGCATCTCGTTGACCATCAGCGTCCGCCCCGCCGGGGCGGCGGCGCGCTGGGGGCACCGCAGGCGCGGGCAGATCGAACAGGCCGGCCCGATCGGCGTGACATAGGGATCGGCGAGATCGAGGCCGTCCGAATAGACGATCTTGCGCGCATATTTGGCTTCGCAACCGAGGCCGATCGCGAGCTGGCTATTTTCGCGCGGATCCAGCCGCACCGCGCGGTCGACCGTGCGGCTGATCGTGAAGAAACGCTGGCCGTCGGGCGTTTCCACGGTCTGGGTCGCGATGCGGCCCGGCGTCTGGAACGCGGCGTGCAGGTTCCAGCGCGGGCAGGTGCCGCCGAAGCGCGAGAAGGGAAAGCTCTCGCCGGCAAAGCGCTTGGAGATGTTCCCGGCCGCGTCGACCCGCAGCATGAAGAAGGGGATGCCGCGCGCGCTCGGGCGACCGAGCGTGGTGAAGCGGTGCGCGACCTGCTCGACGCTCGCGCCGAATTCGGCGCACAGGCGGTCGATATCGTAACGGTGGCGCTCGGCGGCCGCGAGGAAGGCCTCGTAGGGCAGCATGATCGCGCCCGCCGCATAATTGGCGAGGCTCATGTGGAGCAGGCGACGGGCAGCGGGGTCGGGCGGCGCGGCGGCCTCGAGCATCCGCGCCAGCAACGGCCGGAATTCGAACAGGGCGACCTGATAGGCGACGCCGAACGTCCGGCTCTCCGGGCGCAGCAAGGCCGACAGCATCAGCCGCTTGCGGTGGATGTCGTAGTGCTGGCTGGCGGCATCGAGCAGATCGGGCGGGACGACCCGCGTCTCGACCCCAAATCCTTCCTTCAAACGCCGCCGCAGCCCCTCGAACAACGTGCTCGGATCGCCGAGCGCGCCGGCCAGCGTCTCGGCCGCCTCTTCGAGATAGGGGAAATAGTTGCGCTGCGACTGGATATGGTCGCGGACCCAGGCTTCGGGCGTGACGAGCGACGCCTGGTCGTCCGGCCCGGCGCCTTCGGGCGCCTGGCGGCGTTGCCCAAGCGCCAGATAGAGGCGCGCGATCGCGTCCGCCACGGCCGGGGCGTTGTCGGTCACCTCGAGCAGTTCGTAGCGGGGGATGCCGATGTCGGAGAACATCGGGTCGGCGAAGATCTCTGCAAGCTGCTCCAGGCTGGTGCCCTCGCCCTCGGCGGTGAAGCTTTTCAGGTCGACGTCATAAGCCTGCGCCAGCTTCAGAAGCACGCCGGCGGTGACCGGCCGCTGGTTGCGCTCGAGATGGTTGAGGTAGGACGGTGACATGCCGAGCTCGGCCGCCATTGCGCTCTGATTGACGCCGAGCTCACGGCGCAGCCGCCGGAGCCGTCCACCAAGGTACAGTTTGCGCTCGCTCGCCATGCAGTCAGATTGTCAAAGATTTACAACCGTCGCAAGTCATAGTGCGACATCGCGACCCTTTTCGATACTCCTTTGCACGCCGATTCGCGGTTCAATGGGGCAACGAAACAAAGGGAAGCCCCATGAACGACTTCACTGCCCTCGTCCCCGCACCCTCCGGCCGCTTCGATGGCATCGAACGGACCTATGGCGTCGCCGATGTCGAGCGCCTGCGCGGATCGCTGGCGGTCGAGCACACGCTCGCCCGGCGCGGGGCGAACCGTCTCTGGGAGCTTCTCCAAAGCGAGGATTATGTGCACGCGCTCGGCGCCCTCTCGGGCAACCAGGCGATGCAGATGGTGCGGGCCGGGCTGAAGGCCATCTACCTGTCCGGCTGGCAGGTCGCTGCCGACGCCAACACCGCCGGCGCCATGTATCCGGACCAGTCGCTCTACCCCGCCAATGCCGGGCCGGAGCTCTGCCGCCGGATCAACCGCACGCTCCAGCGCGCCGACCAGATCGAGCATATGGAGGGCGGCGCTTCCCGCGACTGGTTCGCGCCGATCGTCGCCGACGCCGAAGCCGGTTTCGGCGGACCGCTGAACTGCTTCGAGATCATGAAGGCCTATATCGAGGCCGGCGCCGCCGGGGTCCATTTCGAGGACCAGCTCGCCTCGGAGAAGAAATGCGGCCATCTCGGCGGCAAGGTCCTGATCCCGACCAAGGCCCATATCCGCAATCTCAACGCGGCCCGGCTCGCGGCGGACGTCTGCGGCGTTCCGACCGTCCTCGTCGCCCGCACCGACGCCGAGAGCGCCAGGCTCATCACCTCCGACGTCGACGAGCGCGATCACGAATTCCTGACCGGCGAGCGTACGCCCGAAGGCTTCTTCCGCTTGAAGGACGGGACCGGCGTCGATCATTGCATCAAGCGCGGCATCGCGTTCGCGCCCCACGCCGACTTGCTGTGGTGGGAGACGAGCCATCCCAATCTTGAGGATGCCAAGCGCTTCGCCGAGGCCGTCCAAAGGGCGCATCCGGGCAAGATGATGGCGTATAATTGCTCGCCCAGCTTCAACTGGGAGGCCAAGCTCGACAAGGACGTGATCGCGAAATTCCAGCGCGAGCTCGGCGCGATGGGCTACAAGTTCCAGTTCGTCACCCTGGCCGGCTTCCACAGCCTCAACCACTCCATGTTCGAGCTGGCGCGCGGCTACAGGGACCGCGGCATGGCCGCTTATTCCGAGCTGCAGCAGGCCGAGTTCGCCAGCGAGGCGGCGGGCTACACCGCCACCCGCCACCAGCGCGAGGTCGGCACCGGCTACTTCGACCTCGTCGCGCAGACCCTTTCGGGCGGCACGGCCTCCACCACGGCACTCGCCGAATCGACCGAGGCCGCCCAGTTCAAAACCAAAGTTGCAGCCTGAGGAGAGTGATGATGACCACGCGTTATTGGGTGATCGGGGGCGAATATCAGGATCCGGACTTCCGGGCGCTCGTCCCGGGCACCGAGACCATGGCCGGCCCGTTCGACGACGAGGCGCGGGCGCGGACCGAGTGGACCCGGCTGACCTGCTGCCCCGAGAAAAGCCGGATCGCGACCCTGCGTTACTCAATCGCCGCCGAAACCCGCCACTGACCCCTTCGCCCCCCGGGATCAGTGGCCGCCTGTCGCTTGGAGAGGGGCGACGGGCAAAAAGAAAGGCGCGGAGAGCTTATGCCCTCCGCGCCTTTCCGATTCTTGCGGGCTGCTCTTAGGCCTGGGCCGGGAGCGCCGCGCGAGCCTGGGCGACGATGCCCTTGAAGGCTTCGCCCTCGTGCATCGCGATGTCGGCCAGGACCTTCCGGTCGAGGTCGACGCCAGCGAGCTTCAGGCCATGCATGAACTGACCGTAGGTCAGGCCCTCGACGCGGACCGCGGCATTGATGCGCTGGATCCAGAGAGCGCGGAAGCTCCGCTTCTTAACCTTGCGGTCGCGATAGGCATATTGGCCGGCCTTTTCGACGGCCTGGCGAGCGATACGGATCGTGTTTTTGCGACGGCCGTAATAGCCCTTCGCCTGATCCAATAAGCGCTTATGCTTGGTACGAGTGGTCGTACCGCGTTTGACACGTGCCATGCTTCAGTACTCCTCTTAACGCAGGCCGTAGGGCGCCCAGAGCTTCACGCGCGCCGTATCGGCGTCGGCGAGAACTTCGGTGCCGCGGTTCTGGCGGATGTACTTGGCATTGTGGCTGATCAGGCGGTGACGCTTGCCGGCGACGCCGTGCTTCACCTTGCCCGTTGCGGTGAGCTTGAAGCGCTTCTTCACACCGCTCT
This portion of the Sphingomonas sp. LY54 genome encodes:
- a CDS encoding lysophospholipid acyltransferase family protein, with the protein product MLLIRSLLFSLFFYPGTAGAVLMAFPAAFLGRRPIQWVTHGWARWHRWCARFLLGVRSRVEGTTPQGAVLVAGKHQSMYETIEMLLLLDRPTVVMKRQLTEIPGWGWVARQYGVIGVDREGGASALRRMLTEARASVAQGRPIMIFPEGTRVLPGEKPPLQPGFAGLYKMLGLPVVPIALDSGRLWPRRSFVKKPGIVTFRFGETFPPGLPRAEIEAEVHRAINVLEP
- the pheT gene encoding phenylalanine--tRNA ligase subunit beta — its product is MKFTYGWLKEHLDTDASLEAVVETLTQIGLEVEGVENAADKLAPFTVAQVLTAVRHPQADKLQVLTVDTGDGAPVQVVCGAPNARAGLKGVFGPPGAYVPGSDMTLKVAAIRGVESKGMMCSVRELEIGDEHDGIIELPEDAPVGENYAAWAGLDDPVIDVAITPNRQDCMGVHGIARDLAAAGLGTLKPIAVKEIGAGFACPIEIRTDDPEGCPAFYGRVVRGVKNGPSPAWLQQRLKAVGQRPISALVDMTNYVMLSYGRPLHVYDLAKLDGALVARRARDGEEVLVLNGKTYTLDGSMTVIADDSAVHDIGGIMGGEHSGVTEETTDIVIECAYFDPEHIARTGQKLALTSDARTRFERGVDPAFLDTGLALATEMAIALAGGEASEIVRAGTPPQLERVVEYRPERTAELAGIAVSESRQKDVLERLGFAVNSGNPWRIAVPSWRRDVTGSADIVEEVIRIEGLDAVPSTPLPRAEGVARPTATPEQMVERRVRRTAAARGLNEAVTWSFISEAEAAPFGGSDWILANPISEEMKAMRPSLLPGLLAAARRNMDRGADSVRLFEVGRRYLGDREHPTIGIVLAGNAAARHWSSGKAQAFTAYDAKAEAMALLAAAGAPVENLQVLGGASSVYHPGRSARLCLGPKNALAEFGALHPATIKAFDLEAPVVAAEIFLDAIPQKRGGTGHMRTAYAPPALQAVKRDFAFLLPLDSQADALLRAVRGADKGAITAIRLFDIFTGQGVPEGQKSLAVEVTLQPGEKSFSHEELEAISARIVAAAAKAGAKLRD
- the pheS gene encoding phenylalanine--tRNA ligase subunit alpha, translating into MSDLDTMSSDWLQRIESAADLPALEAERVAALGKQGAITGLLKTLGGMSPDERQAQGPRIHGLREAVTNALTARKTALEAAELDRKLATETLDMTLPVAPRAQGTVHPVSQVMDELAEIFADLGFAVATGPEIEDDWRNFTALNIPETHPARAMHDTFYFDRHDASGNRMLLRTHTSPVQIRTMQSQQPPIRIIAPGRTFRSDSDATHTPMFHQVEGLVIDRGIHMGHLKWTLETFLKAFFERDDIVLRLRPSYFPFTEPSAEVDVGYSIEKGKRVIGGSEGWMEVLGSGMVHPKVIEACGLDPDEWQGFAFGCGIDRLAMLKYGMDDLRAFFDGDLRWLKHYGFQSLDVPTLSGGVGA
- a CDS encoding helix-turn-helix domain-containing protein — its product is MASERKLYLGGRLRRLRRELGVNQSAMAAELGMSPSYLNHLERNQRPVTAGVLLKLAQAYDVDLKSFTAEGEGTSLEQLAEIFADPMFSDIGIPRYELLEVTDNAPAVADAIARLYLALGQRRQAPEGAGPDDQASLVTPEAWVRDHIQSQRNYFPYLEEAAETLAGALGDPSTLFEGLRRRLKEGFGVETRVVPPDLLDAASQHYDIHRKRLMLSALLRPESRTFGVAYQVALFEFRPLLARMLEAAAPPDPAARRLLHMSLANYAAGAIMLPYEAFLAAAERHRYDIDRLCAEFGASVEQVAHRFTTLGRPSARGIPFFMLRVDAAGNISKRFAGESFPFSRFGGTCPRWNLHAAFQTPGRIATQTVETPDGQRFFTISRTVDRAVRLDPRENSQLAIGLGCEAKYARKIVYSDGLDLADPYVTPIGPACSICPRLRCPQRAAAPAGRTLMVNEMQKTISPYPFVG
- the aceA gene encoding isocitrate lyase, which codes for MNDFTALVPAPSGRFDGIERTYGVADVERLRGSLAVEHTLARRGANRLWELLQSEDYVHALGALSGNQAMQMVRAGLKAIYLSGWQVAADANTAGAMYPDQSLYPANAGPELCRRINRTLQRADQIEHMEGGASRDWFAPIVADAEAGFGGPLNCFEIMKAYIEAGAAGVHFEDQLASEKKCGHLGGKVLIPTKAHIRNLNAARLAADVCGVPTVLVARTDAESARLITSDVDERDHEFLTGERTPEGFFRLKDGTGVDHCIKRGIAFAPHADLLWWETSHPNLEDAKRFAEAVQRAHPGKMMAYNCSPSFNWEAKLDKDVIAKFQRELGAMGYKFQFVTLAGFHSLNHSMFELARGYRDRGMAAYSELQQAEFASEAAGYTATRHQREVGTGYFDLVAQTLSGGTASTTALAESTEAAQFKTKVAA
- a CDS encoding DUF4170 domain-containing protein produces the protein MMTTRYWVIGGEYQDPDFRALVPGTETMAGPFDDEARARTEWTRLTCCPEKSRIATLRYSIAAETRH
- the rplT gene encoding 50S ribosomal protein L20, giving the protein MARVKRGTTTRTKHKRLLDQAKGYYGRRKNTIRIARQAVEKAGQYAYRDRKVKKRSFRALWIQRINAAVRVEGLTYGQFMHGLKLAGVDLDRKVLADIAMHEGEAFKGIVAQARAALPAQA
- the rpmI gene encoding 50S ribosomal protein L35, translating into MPKLKTKSGVKKRFKLTATGKVKHGVAGKRHRLISHNAKYIRQNRGTEVLADADTARVKLWAPYGLR